The DNA sequence CAGCACCAGCTACTATGAGAACCATAGAAAGCATGGGTTGGACCCAAGGTAATAAGGGGAGAAAATCAGATAAAAACCTTAGCAGGTTAATTCTGGAGCTCACTTAATATGCAACACCTAATCAGGCCTAGAATTTGCTGGGTCATTTTTAAAAAGTTTTCAAGGCCCATTATCAAATcttaggtctctctctctctctcatctctcatatTTGTTCAGGGTTCACCCTTACACACCAATAAAGGATGAGACTCCATCCTACATGAAATATCTATCACATTCCATATAGaactaagttttccttcatcaggTGGTAACATTCATATTTTTTCCTCCGATTTACAAACCCCTTATAGAATTTTGTaccatttcagaaaaaaaaaaactcacaatACCCCCAAGATGCATTTAAAGCACCCACAGTgaatggatgaagaaaaactcgGTCCATATAATATTCATAAGAACACATTTTCTAATACATTGAGCCACATAGCGACCTTATTTAACACTTATTCAACACACCCCCaacccaacaccccccccccataaaaaaaaaaaaaaaaaacctttatttAACACTACTAATGACATAATATTAGGGTTATAATCTTCCTCTCAGCAGCCGAACCAGATTGATTTGATGCTTCCTCAGGGGACAACATATCCTACAAAGACACAAACAGTAATGGAAACCATTTAGAGAGTGTTAgagcaacaaaaccttattaACCTATTGGCACCAAGGACCATTTCATGGTAACAATGATCTAAACCTTGGTGAGTCAACTCATTTTGATCCATTGGAAATTGATAGAGCCATATTCTATTAACATAGTATCAAATAAATTTAATAGTAAGGGAGAGGGTATTTGGTTTCTTACTTCCACATTTCTTCCCAACTGGTCTGTTTCTGATGTTGCAACGTTTCGGAACAGTGATGGCAACAGCAAGGTTGATTCCGGCTTGTTTTGCTAAGGGAGACAAGAACACAGCACACAAACACCTTGGGGAGCTCTTGATCAATGCTGCAACCCTAGTGCAGCAAGCAGGAGGGACCTTACCTTTCGCACTTTTGGCTGCCGAAATACAAGGGCTCAAGCTAGCAGCTGCGGAGTTAATCGGCGTTTTCCCACACTCGCCGGCGGCATCTATTCCTTGAATGTAAGCAAGTGAAAGTAGCAGAAGCAGGGTCATGGTAACAAGGGGAGTGTTGACGGTGGAAGCCATATTTGTTGAAGGCTATAAGCTCAAAATGGGGTACTGATCACTATGGTAGGAGGGGAAAACCATACTTTATAGTGATCTTCTAAGTGGGGTGGTTGTGGTTACGTGTATAATGATGGTTCGACCGTTCAAAGGTCAATAGTTTCATCCATGCATATAGATGCATGATAGGATGAAAACAGTGCCACC is a window from the Macadamia integrifolia cultivar HAES 741 chromosome 5, SCU_Mint_v3, whole genome shotgun sequence genome containing:
- the LOC122080141 gene encoding non-specific lipid transfer protein GPI-anchored 15, whose product is MASTVNTPLVTMTLLLLLSLAYIQGIDAAGECGKTPINSAAASLSPCISAAKSAKGKVPPACCTRVAALIKSSPRCLCAVFLSPLAKQAGINLAVAITVPKRCNIRNRPVGKKCGRYVVP